The genome window CTTTGTACCGGAAAATGCTTGACGCCATGGAACCGTCGGCGCTCACGCGCCACACGTGGCAGGGCGGGCGGAAAAAAGTGCTGAAAAGCAGGCGCGCATGGGGCGAGGAGGCGAAAGAGTAATCAATCGGGCTACCCGCGCGGGCGGGCGGAATGAGAAACAGGCGTGCTGCGGTTGGGGCAGCGCGCCTGTTTCGGTCTGGTAGCTTGGTTGCCTTCAGTCTTTCTCATAAGGTCCCACAGCCGGTCGGATAGGGCGTATTCCTGCATCAGGAAGCGGCTCTTCCAGCTCGGCTAGAGCTGTCCAGACCCGATGCGGGACCATGATGTTTTGCCGTGGACCCGTGCAAAGCTGCGGCGCGGCTTGCTGGCCTGGACCAGCGTATACCCGAGTTGGTTTGCCATGTATTCCAGGGGACCCATATCATGGGTGCGCTTGATGATTTCGAACATGGTTTCCACGCCGAGCTTCGCGCCGGCGTCGTACGGGTTTGTTTCGCGCAGCAATGTCGAGTACGGCTTGCCGATTTCGTCAGCCAGGGCCTTTGCGGGTATGGGGCTGTCGAGTACGAGACGATGAAGGATGTTTTTCAGGTTAGCGCTCATAGTTTTGCACCTCCTCTGTGAACAAGACTCGCGGTATTATCAATACCCCCGTTGCTCTTCATTCACGTGGTTGTCTGCCGCGGGGCACTTACAGAATGTTGACACAGCAGGCAGTTGCATGAAAAAAACAGTAACATGTCATCCGGATTGAACAAATTTACTTTTTCCCCTACGGTTGCCTGTATATCCCTCCCGGCGTGCCTGCCACTAATGGCTTACGGGTTTGTTGTTAAATGATAATTGATTTAAAATTGTACCGGTACCCTTTGCTATATGTATCGTACAATCTGCGTTAATAGTCAAGAAAGAAATATTCTTTGTGATAAATATTCTGCTCCGCTGCGTACTTTTGTGTACAAGATATTGTTTTTATTATTTTTCGTATTCAAAAAATTTACGCGCGAACGATTCGCTCCATTCCCGCGCCTGTTCCGGCGTTTTGCCGTGCCGGGTTCCGTTGCGCCGCGCCGCCCGGCGTGGCGGGCGCCGGCGGCGCGGATGCCATGGCTGCCGGCCGCGCCATGCGGCCCGGAGGGCGCGGGAATGCGGGGCGGTTTTGCCGTGCCGCTCCGCGCGGCATTTTTTTTGAGCGCCATGCGAATACTATTGCCGGCGGGGGCAAGTATGGTGTGATTATTTTTTTTGCACCGGAAATCATCACAATATTAGACAAATAGCCGCGCCGCAGCCGGTATTCGCAAATGAGAAATGTACGAACCATTGATTTGTTTTTCGAGAGGGTGTAGTACTTAATGTATGATACAAGACAAGCCACTGTCATGGTGCAGTGAAGGAGGTGTGCCATGTGGGATTTCAAAATTGTCGAATCGGGCAAGCCTCGATATCTGCAAATCGCGGATGCCCTGGAAAACGACATCCTTTCGGGGGAAATTCCCCCCGGCCGCAAGCTGATGACCCACCGGGTGCTTGCCCAGATTACCGGCGTCACGGTTTCAACCGTCACGCGGGCATACGCGGAGGCGGAACGGCGCGGGCTGATCAAGACAATGGTGGGCAAAGGCACCTTTGTCCTGTCGATGGCTCCCGCGACAGAGCCATCCGCCTGGCAGGGACCGGTGATCGAGATGGGCGTGCCCATGCCCTTGTTTCTGGAGGAGCCCAGCGTCCGGCCGGTGCTGCAAAAAATCATCCATGAAGAGGATGTGGACGCGCTGGTGAAAAGCTTCGCGCCGTTCGGGTACGCGCACCACAGGGAAGTCGCGGCCGGGTGGATGCGGCGCTACGGCGTGGACGCGACGGCGGATACCCTGCTTATGGCGGCGGGGCACCCGCATGCGTTGGGTACCATTTTCCATACGTTTTTCAGGTACGGCGACAAAATTGCCGTTGACCAGATGACCAACCCCAGCGTCATATCTGTCGCGCAGCATTTGGGCTTTGATCTCAAGGCCGTGAAAATGGATGGCGACGGGATGATTCCCGAGGAACTGGACGCGCTGTGCCAGAGTGAGGAAATCAAGGGCCTCTATCTCAAGGCGGGCATCCAGTACGGGAGCGTCAAGGTGCTCCCCGCCAAGCGCCAGGAGGCGCTGGCCAAGGTTATCGAACGCCATCACCTCATTCTGGTCGAAGACGGTTCCTACGCATCCCCTGAGGACGGGAACAGCAGCACTGTCTCCGCGTTGCTCCCTGAAAGCAGCATGTTTTTCTCCAGTTTTTCAACCGTGATGTATTCCGCGTTACGGGTGGGGTTCATTCACGCCGCGCCGAAATTTCATACCCGGCTGGCCCAGGCCATTGTCGAGAACATGTGGACGGTGCCGCCGCTGTGCGTTGCCGTGGTCTGCGAATGCATTACCAGCGGCATGGCGGAGAGAGCCGTCGAGCAGAAGCGCAAGGAGGTCGCCCGGCGGGTGAGCCTTCTGCAGGACAAGTTCGCGGAGTTTGACGTGATCAGTTCGGAGCAGGCCATTTATGCCTGGCTGCACCTGCCGGACTCATGGAAGAGCCGGGACTTCGAATATATGGCGGAAAAATCCGGGGTGCGCGTGTTTGCCACCGACAGGCTCGCCGTGCCGGGAACAGACGCGCCGAACAGCATCCGGATATCCATTACCGGCCC of uncultured delta proteobacterium contains these proteins:
- a CDS encoding conserved hypothetical protein (Evidence 4 : Homologs of previously reported genes of unknown function), encoding MSANLKNILHRLVLDSPIPAKALADEIGKPYSTLLRETNPYDAGAKLGVETMFEIIKRTHDMGPLEYMANQLGYTLVQASKPRRSFARVHGKTSWSRIGSGQL
- a CDS encoding hypothetical protein (Evidence 5 : No homology to any previously reported sequences) — translated: MAGAGGADAMAAGRAMRPGGRGNAGRFCRAAPRGIFFERHANTIAGGGKYGVIIFFAPEIITILDK
- a CDS encoding putative Transcriptional regulator, GntR family with aminotransferase domain (Evidence 3 : Function proposed based on presence of conserved amino acid motif, structural feature or limited homology) translates to MWDFKIVESGKPRYLQIADALENDILSGEIPPGRKLMTHRVLAQITGVTVSTVTRAYAEAERRGLIKTMVGKGTFVLSMAPATEPSAWQGPVIEMGVPMPLFLEEPSVRPVLQKIIHEEDVDALVKSFAPFGYAHHREVAAGWMRRYGVDATADTLLMAAGHPHALGTIFHTFFRYGDKIAVDQMTNPSVISVAQHLGFDLKAVKMDGDGMIPEELDALCQSEEIKGLYLKAGIQYGSVKVLPAKRQEALAKVIERHHLILVEDGSYASPEDGNSSTVSALLPESSMFFSSFSTVMYSALRVGFIHAAPKFHTRLAQAIVENMWTVPPLCVAVVCECITSGMAERAVEQKRKEVARRVSLLQDKFAEFDVISSEQAIYAWLHLPDSWKSRDFEYMAEKSGVRVFATDRLAVPGTDAPNSIRISITGPPDMNTFKKGLEILVSLLKREGGVINPIW